The following proteins are encoded in a genomic region of Lutra lutra chromosome 16, mLutLut1.2, whole genome shotgun sequence:
- the LOC125087611 gene encoding uncharacterized protein LOC125087611 isoform X1 gives MQCPLGPSRASGICSPGSLAMVVYCGSHGRPAQGCHQSGEPTVLFPRPGRSLPHQPAPCCSPQAGCRDRVRPSPLLWLLGPGAVLLGCEHSLWNEDPHGAPRTLTPAEPTRASWAVISPGSRPAPPREAHSGEGWGPWVLGVTWPLFCESRSATWGHRLLLSLHPVHLNLPIAPPWGLVCITLPHAAPRSLRGVKVFKRASGSGCLSRDPSSAATRWPWLWASYLIPVPPLPVAEWRPGSHTHGGVGDSRPWTPGSVGAKSPRGRQTGAAVGPGHCGARRPRAGRTGRRTWPPSLGKEPGQQPAHRPRPPPAARRQVAWFKVGRGRGCTGAGGSGKRGSAPAARGAAQAPPPSHKAAASHLCTCLLS, from the coding sequence atGCAGTGCCCTCTGGGCCCCTCCAGAGCCAGTGGCATTTGCAGTCCCGGAAGCCTGGCCATGGTGGTCTACTGCGGCAGCCACGGGAGGCCAGCACAGGGGTGTCATCAATCTGGGGAACCCACCGTGCTGTTCCCAAGACCTGGCCGCTCTCTTCCACACCAGCCAGCCCCTTGCTGCAGCCCACAGGCCGGCTGTCGCGACCGCGTCCGCCCAAGCCCACTCCTGTGGTTGCTGGGCCCAGGTGCCGTGCTGCTGGGGTGTGAGCATTCCCTCTGGAACGAGGACCCACACGGAGCCCCCAGAACCCTCACCCCAGCAGAACCAACCAGGGCTTCGTGGGCCGTAATTTCTCCAGGAAGCCGGCCAGCTCCTCCCAGGGAGGCCCACAGCGGGGAGGGATGGGGACCCTGGGTCCTGGGAGTCACGTGGCCCCTTTTCTGTGAGAGCCGCAGTGCGACCTGGGGGCATCGGCTCCTCCTCTCACTACACCCGGTGCACCTAAACCTCCCCATCGCCCCCCCTTGGGGTCTGGTGTGCATAACCCTGCCCCACGCAGCACCCCGCAGCCTCCGTGGAGTGAAGGTCTTCAAGCGGGCCTCGGGGTCAGGATGCCTGAGTCGTGATCCCAGTTCTGCCGCCACCCGATGGCCATGGCTTTGGGCGAGTTACTTAATTCCTGTCCCCCCACTTCCTGTGGCAGAGTGGCGTCCAGGAAGCCACACCCACGGAGGGGTGGGGGACTCGCGTCCTTGGACCCCAGGGAGCGTCGGGGCGAAGTCCCCACGTGGGAGGCAAACCGGGGCCGCCGTGGGGCCGGGTCATTGCGGGGCACGCCGGCCGAGGGCGGGGAGGACGGGGAGGCGGACTTGGCCCCCGAGCCTGGGGAAGGAACCAGGGCAGCAGCCGGCGCACCGCCCGCGGCCCCCTCCGGCTGCGAGACGGCAGGTTGCGTGGTTTAAAGTCGGCCGCGGGAGGGGGTGCACCGGGGCTGGAGGCTCTGGGAAGAGAGGCTCAGCTCCCGCCGCGCGAGGGgccgcccaggccccgcccccaagcCACAAGGCTGCAGCCAGTCACCTCTGCACTTGTTTATTGTCATGA
- the LOC125087611 gene encoding uncharacterized protein LOC125087611 isoform X2: protein MPAVPRHQVSLDASRPPTPGTPRRQVPPDARCPRMPAVPRRQVSPDASRPTPGLRVGCGARTPQWRPSWGSLVWCGSTSDAGHARRRLDSNPARRTGPSGATLSCLGAFCSLRGRSRHAQLTI from the exons ATGCCAGCCGTCCCCCGACACCAG gtgtccctggatgcCAGCCGTCCCCCGACGCCAGGTACCCCTCGACGCCAGGTGCCCCCCGACGCCAGGTGTCCCCGGATGCCAGCCGTCCCCCGACGCCAG GTGTCCCCGGATGCCAGCCGTCCCACGCCCGGCCTGCGTGTGGGCTGTGGGGCCAGGACGCCCCAGTGGAGGCCGAGCTGGGGCTCGCTGGTGTGGTGCGGGAGCACTTCTGACGCGGGCCACGCGCG GCGCAggctggattcaaacccagcccGGCGCACAGGCCCTTCGGGAGCCACGCTCTCTTGCCTCGGGGCATTTTGTTCATTGAGGGGACGGTCACGTCACGCACAGCTCACCATCTGA